The DNA window GCTCACGGACACGGGTTGGACGTATTCGGGTATAAACGCTCGCACCTGTGCCGGCGTCACGACGGGCGGAGATGCTCCGCTATCGCCCGCTCGACAGACGCAGCATCGTCCAGGTCATCGAGTGCGAGCCGGATATCCAGCCGCCACTGTCGATGGAGGACCAGGGCGTCCGCAGTTCTGGTGTAGCCGCTGAACCCGTCCCAGGGGAGCAGTTTTCTGACGACGCGATTCCCCCGCCCGATACCGGCAGCAGTCACCGTGTACGACCGCGGTTCGGTGTTGGCGACGAGGTACGTCCCGGTCGGGAGGAGCATCTGTATCGGCCAGAGGGCCCACCCGAACTGGTCGAGATACACAAGCCCGAACCCGGCCATTCCGACGACGAACAGCGGGACTGCAGCGACGATAGCGCGCCGCCGAGCGCCGGCCGGCCAGCCGGCTTCGAACTCACACAGTATCTCTGTGGCGGCCGTCACCGCGTCCGTGTATCTGGTCCGGGCCATCATGCCGAGCGCGTACCCCAGCCCCATCGCGCCGAGACCGAAGAACATGGCGAGTAGGCTCACGACACCGAGGTGACCGAGCGAGGCCACGCCACCGAACGCGTAGCACAGCCCGACGGTTCCGGGGAGCCACCGGATAGGGGAACTCCCCAGCCGTTCGGCGGCCCGTTCGGTCCGAGCGGTCAGTCGCCAGCCCACCGTCGTCAGCACGGCGAGCGTCGCGATGACCAGCATGTAGGTGCGACCCGCGCCACGCAGTCCGAACTGAATCGCGAGCAAGACCGCGGGCGGTGTCAGGAGGACAGCCAGGTAGAGCCCAGTAACGAGTGGAAAGAGCGGGTCACTCGTTCGGTCGGATTCGAGCTCCACCGAGGCGGGCTGCATACGGACAGGGTTCGACTGACAGAAGTAAAAATCTTCAGTTCTGCGGACAGGTCGCCGCGCGACGAGCCAGCACTCGTAAGTGCGCACCCGACAAACGTCGACTAGTGATAGTCGTTGCCACGGACGACTTCGAACTGTATCACGGCGTGGTCACGGAGCTACGCGACCGTGGCGTCGACTTTACCACCATCGAGCCGGCCGAGGAGTGGCCCGACGACACCGACGTCGCCGTCGTCGCGGCCGGCGAGCGCGTCGAGATTCCCGACGGCGTCGAACTGGTGTCGGCCGACCCCGAACGCCCCCGCCGGGCGGTCGAGGCCGCCATCGACGCCCTGCGGGGTGAGTCGGGCCGGACCGTCGTCGGTATCGACCCCGGCGAGCGGCCGGGCATCGCCGTCCTCCACGGTGAGACGGTCGTGGCGGCGTTTCAGGTGCCCGCCGCCGAGGCCGCCGAGGTGGTCCGCCGGGAAGTCGAGGACGCCGCCGACCCGGTCGTGCGTATCGGCGACGGCGCTCGGCTGGTCGGCTCGCGGGTCATCGACGACATCGAGGACGTCCCCGTGGAACTGGTCGACGAGACCGGAACGACGCCGTATCTGGGCAGCGGCGCCCGCGGGATGGGCGACGTGCTGGCGGCGGCCAACATCGCCCGCCGCGAGGGCGAGGCGATAGCCAGCCGCGACATCGAGCCGACGGCCGGCGAACTCACGCGCATCAAAGACCGCTCCCGGGAGGCGAGCGACACCAACCGCGCCATCGACGCTGAACTCGCCCGGCGAGTCGCGGCCGGCGAACTCACCATCGAGGAGGCGCTGGCCGAACACGGTGAGGAGTCGGTGCAGGAGGATAGCGGGCCGGACCCGACCGACCGCTGACTGTATCGAGCCGTCCGCTCGCTCTTACTCGCGAACCGACCGCTCGGCTCGGCGGATGACTTCCCGAACGGCGAGACCCGATGCGTCCGCGACGGCCGCCGCGTCGTCGAATTCGCAGCTCACGTCGTACACCTCGCCGTCGGTGTCGCTGGCTAGCTTCACGGTGACCTCGTAGCTGTCGCCGTCGACCTCGAGCGTGACCGTCTCGAAGGCCCGCTCGGCTATCCACCGGTGGCCCGCGCCGTGCTCCCGGATGCCCAGCGTCCCGGTCTCCTCGGCGAGCCGACGGGCGACCCTGTCTGCGTCGTCGGGCTTGCAGATGACCTTCACCAGGTGGCCGGGCCGGGACTTCTTCATCGTCAGCGGGACGATAGAGACATCGCGCGCTCCCGCTGCCGACAGCGAGCGTTGCAGGTCACCCAGCACCTCGGGCGGCGCGTCGTCGAGGTTCGTCTCGAGGACGGTGATGTCGTCCCGGCGGAGCCCGCCCGCGCCGTCGCCGACCATCGCCCGCAGGACGTTCGGGTGAGCCTCGAACTCCCGTGCTCCGGCGCCGTAGCCCGAGCCGTCCACCGTCAGCGACGGGAGCCGGTCGACACCGTCGGCGACGTGGGCGAGGATTGCCGCACCCGTCGGCGTCAGCAGTTCGGTGTCGACGGGACCGCCCTGCAGCGCCCAGTCGGCTCGCTCGGCTATCTCGACGACCGCCGGCGTCGGCACGGGGTAGGTCCCGTGGCTCATCGAGACGGTGCCGCCGCCGGCCGACAGCGGCGTCGTCACGACTCGCTCGACGTCGAGGTCCGCGAGCAGCAGCGCCGCCCCGACCACGTCCGCGATGGCGTCGTCGGCCCCGACCTCGTGGAAGTGGGTCTCGCCGAGGTCGGTGCCGTGGACTGCCGCCTCCGCTTCACCGAGAATCTCGAAGATGGCGAGCGCATCTGCCTCGACGGCCTCGGGCAGGGCCATCCCCTCGACGATGTCGACGACTTCCGGGTAGCTCCGGTGTGGACCGTGCCCTTCGGCGTGGGTGTGGTCGTCGTGGCTGTGGTCGTGGTCGTCGCCGTCGTGACTGTGAGCTTCGTCGCTATGGCTGTGCTCGTGACCGTGGTCGTCCTCGTCCCCGCCATCCGTTGTCGGGTCCGTCAGAATAACCTCGACGCCAGTGGCGCTGATACCGTTCCGGTCGACCGTCGAGACGACGTACTCGACGTCGAGTGCCTGCTCGACGGGCGCGAGCGCGTCGCGGTCGGCACCCGCGGCCAGCAGCGCCCCCAGAATCATGTCACCGGCCGCGCCCATCCGGCCGTCGAAGGCGAGTGTTCGCATACCTGCATCTCGCTCTATAGGCTGAAAAGTCTACCACAACGCAGGTTTTGAGAGCAATACTGTAAACAGCCAGAAAGCCCCCGCACTCTGGACTCCCGCGACTCGCTGCGCTCCTCACTTCGTTGCGGTGCTTGCTTCGTCGGGGTTCGTCCAGAGTGCGGCCCCTTTCAGTCCCACCCATGCCGGTTGGTCATAGGGGCTGGGTGGGTCTGAAAGGGGCGCTTGGCTAAACGAA is part of the Haloarcula salinisoli genome and encodes:
- the larC gene encoding nickel pincer cofactor biosynthesis protein LarC, with the protein product MRTLAFDGRMGAAGDMILGALLAAGADRDALAPVEQALDVEYVVSTVDRNGISATGVEVILTDPTTDGGDEDDHGHEHSHSDEAHSHDGDDHDHSHDDHTHAEGHGPHRSYPEVVDIVEGMALPEAVEADALAIFEILGEAEAAVHGTDLGETHFHEVGADDAIADVVGAALLLADLDVERVVTTPLSAGGGTVSMSHGTYPVPTPAVVEIAERADWALQGGPVDTELLTPTGAAILAHVADGVDRLPSLTVDGSGYGAGAREFEAHPNVLRAMVGDGAGGLRRDDITVLETNLDDAPPEVLGDLQRSLSAAGARDVSIVPLTMKKSRPGHLVKVICKPDDADRVARRLAEETGTLGIREHGAGHRWIAERAFETVTLEVDGDSYEVTVKLASDTDGEVYDVSCEFDDAAAVADASGLAVREVIRRAERSVRE